From Vibrio splendidus, a single genomic window includes:
- a CDS encoding CoA pyrophosphatase, whose translation MNKENFLQQFQLNPTVGYHPESVERVSHISGDQLRKAAVVVGLVEREDGLHVIFTKRAAHLKHHPGQVSFPGGKHELSDPSMQFTALRELHEEVGIRSDQVKIVGQLPALSTISKFSVTPIVAMVDPDYEAIIDENEVASIFEVPATYVLDQAKLHSHTVNVKQIKHRVFAMPFEEHLIWGVTAQIIQSLQRHVVQQIT comes from the coding sequence ATGAATAAAGAAAACTTCCTTCAACAATTCCAGCTTAATCCTACAGTTGGCTATCATCCCGAATCTGTAGAGCGTGTTTCGCATATCAGTGGCGATCAATTGCGCAAAGCGGCAGTGGTGGTCGGTTTAGTGGAACGAGAAGATGGTTTACATGTCATTTTTACTAAAAGAGCCGCTCATTTAAAGCATCATCCAGGCCAAGTCAGCTTTCCTGGGGGTAAACACGAACTTTCCGACCCTTCTATGCAATTCACTGCACTTAGAGAACTCCACGAAGAGGTGGGAATTCGATCGGATCAAGTTAAAATTGTTGGCCAATTACCTGCATTGAGTACTATTAGTAAATTTTCTGTGACACCGATTGTTGCAATGGTCGATCCTGACTATGAAGCCATCATCGATGAGAACGAAGTGGCCTCGATTTTTGAGGTGCCTGCCACCTATGTTTTAGACCAAGCTAAGTTACACAGCCACACTGTTAACGTTAAACAAATCAAGCATCGTGTTTTTGCGATGCCCTTCGAAGAGCACCTAATTTGGGGCGTTACAGCTCAAATCATCCAATCCCTGCAGCGACATGTAGTGCAACAAATTACATAG
- a CDS encoding heme NO-binding domain-containing protein, with protein sequence MKGIIFTEFLELVEDKFGLELLEEVLEMSEDEGIYTSVGSYDHKDLVRLIINLSKKTDIDAASLQRVFGQSVFKNLLASLPNKASLAHSTTTFQFIQHVERYIHVEVKKLYPDAEPPEFSFITTTEAQLVFDYKSARCMSHVCLGLIEGCAEYHGESIAVEMTPQNDDQSVVRFNLKVEK encoded by the coding sequence ATGAAAGGAATCATATTCACCGAATTTTTAGAGCTTGTTGAAGACAAGTTTGGGCTAGAGCTTTTGGAAGAAGTTTTAGAGATGTCAGAAGACGAAGGGATCTACACGTCGGTCGGAAGCTATGACCACAAAGACCTTGTCAGGTTGATTATCAACTTGAGTAAGAAAACCGATATTGATGCAGCCAGTTTACAGCGTGTTTTTGGGCAGTCAGTCTTTAAGAACTTATTGGCCTCATTGCCTAATAAAGCGAGCCTTGCTCATAGCACGACCACCTTTCAATTTATCCAACACGTAGAGCGCTATATTCACGTTGAAGTGAAGAAGCTCTATCCGGATGCGGAGCCGCCTGAATTCAGCTTTATCACCACGACTGAAGCACAGCTTGTTTTTGACTATAAAAGCGCAAGGTGCATGTCTCACGTTTGTTTGGGGCTTATTGAAGGGTGTGCTGAATACCACGGTGAATCTATCGCGGTTGAAATGACGCCGCAAAATGATGACCAAAGCGTGGTTAGGTTTAATCTCAAAGTAGAAAAGTGA
- a CDS encoding ATP-binding protein — protein sequence MDPASAIEKKLKRQIAARKAAEVLLEQKSLELFEANQQLELALRQLEKRSNANIRRIEFQEQIDNLLIDFGRAFLRNDLDDIMLSQLTMNVANSYLIEASRLILPPKLIPQLHTYDYGDEAVEVIEQYIQEPHWQGNLLTVPLEVEKVIVGALIVKVRLLDQDYEFIQSQLLLVTDLICSALTHQLAINRNVESRKRAEESERATRDFVAMINHELRTPLNGLLGSAELISDTELSSSQREIVNNLSQSGEFLRTIINDLLDFSKINAGMLDLIPKKFALHDLRNTIESIFVNRAIEKQIEFNISVASNVPSHFQGDLERITQLFVNLIGNAIKFTEEGHVNVDIEWDKNQFVFSVEDTGVGIAESAHKTLFEPFTQADNSSSRNYEGTGLGLAICRKLVALMNGDIGVTSIVGSGTTFTISIPLQVVDVPAESDSVAKGFESEVELSLLEVLVVDDIKMNQIIIQQMLRKHEIEPVIASNGVEGLELASNNDYDIVFMDCRMPVMDGFEATEKLRNKGYSKSIVALTAGTTLEERERCIQCGMDDILSKPYTANDLKEMLKKWGVTPAKVT from the coding sequence ATGGATCCGGCATCTGCCATAGAGAAGAAACTTAAGCGTCAAATCGCGGCCAGGAAAGCGGCTGAAGTGTTGTTGGAACAAAAGAGCCTCGAACTGTTTGAGGCTAACCAACAGCTTGAACTTGCTCTGCGTCAGCTAGAAAAGCGCTCCAATGCGAATATACGTCGTATTGAATTCCAAGAACAAATCGACAACTTGTTGATTGATTTCGGGCGCGCGTTCCTTAGAAACGATCTCGATGACATCATGTTGTCACAATTGACGATGAATGTGGCTAACAGTTACTTGATCGAAGCCAGTCGTTTGATTTTGCCTCCCAAGCTGATTCCTCAGTTACACACCTACGACTATGGTGACGAAGCCGTCGAGGTGATAGAGCAATACATTCAAGAACCTCATTGGCAAGGCAACTTGCTAACGGTGCCATTAGAGGTCGAAAAGGTCATAGTCGGTGCGTTAATCGTGAAGGTCAGATTGTTAGACCAGGACTACGAATTCATTCAAAGCCAACTGTTGTTAGTGACCGATCTTATCTGCAGTGCACTAACTCATCAGCTTGCTATCAATCGAAATGTTGAGTCACGTAAACGAGCGGAAGAGTCCGAGAGGGCAACGCGCGACTTTGTGGCCATGATTAACCATGAATTAAGAACTCCGCTTAATGGTTTGCTAGGTAGTGCAGAATTGATCAGCGATACCGAACTCAGCAGTTCTCAGCGTGAAATAGTGAATAACCTGAGCCAATCTGGAGAGTTTCTCAGAACCATCATTAATGATTTGCTTGATTTCAGCAAAATCAATGCAGGGATGTTGGATCTTATTCCCAAGAAATTTGCGTTGCATGATTTGAGAAATACGATTGAAAGTATCTTCGTCAATCGCGCGATTGAGAAGCAGATCGAATTTAATATCAGTGTCGCTTCTAACGTACCTTCTCATTTCCAAGGCGATTTAGAACGTATCACGCAACTGTTTGTAAACTTAATCGGTAATGCGATCAAATTTACAGAAGAGGGGCACGTCAATGTCGATATTGAGTGGGACAAAAACCAGTTTGTTTTCTCAGTGGAAGATACTGGGGTAGGCATTGCCGAATCTGCACATAAGACGCTGTTTGAACCTTTTACTCAGGCTGATAACTCAAGTAGCCGAAACTATGAGGGTACCGGGCTTGGGTTAGCGATTTGTCGTAAGCTGGTGGCTTTAATGAATGGCGATATTGGGGTGACCAGTATTGTTGGCTCAGGTACTACGTTTACCATTTCGATTCCTCTTCAGGTTGTCGACGTACCAGCAGAGAGCGATAGTGTCGCCAAAGGCTTTGAATCTGAAGTCGAATTGTCACTGCTTGAAGTGCTCGTAGTTGATGATATTAAGATGAACCAGATCATCATCCAACAAATGTTACGTAAACATGAGATTGAACCTGTTATTGCAAGTAACGGTGTAGAAGGACTCGAGCTAGCCTCAAATAATGACTACGACATTGTGTTCATGGATTGCAGAATGCCAGTTATGGACGGCTTTGAAGCGACAGAGAAGCTAAGAAATAAAGGGTATTCGAAGTCTATAGTTGCACTGACTGCCGGAACGACGCTTGAAGAGCGGGAACGCTGTATTCAATGTGGAATGGATGACATTCTTAGTAAGCCTTATACGGCCAACGACCTTAAAGAGATGCTCAAGAAGTGGGGTGTTACGCCTGCGAAAGTAACTTAG
- the pabB gene encoding aminodeoxychorismate synthase component I: MNNNEFRSIQIKPLEYQSTLAKQLFSHIESMPWAMLLRSASESHVDSRYDILVAQPIATFETIGAETTVNVNEECEVSTSDPFELLDQYQQQLLPTTTEHSELPFVGGALGYFSYDLGRRVETLPSLAQRDIEAPDMAVGLYEWAIVVDHKLKTACIVGQNIDSHLDWLTSQSKHNAVIQPAFGLTTPWQSNMSQDSYANKFDSVQEYLLSGDCYQINLAQRFNAQYQGSEWLAYDKLEQYNSAPFSGFIRLADCAIISVSPERFLELNSGTIETKPIKGTRPRSENPMIDDANAQDLVNADKDQAENLMIVDLLRNDIGRVAKPGSVHVPKLFDIESFPAVHHLVSTIRAELDNQYSATDLLRACFPGGSITGAPKVRAMQIIEELEPHRRSAYCGSIGYISRNGRMDTSITIRTLVAENNTLYAWAGGGVVFDSDCASEYQETLDKLSRILPVLEEC, from the coding sequence ATGAATAACAACGAATTTCGCTCTATCCAAATCAAGCCGCTTGAATATCAATCAACTTTAGCTAAACAGCTGTTTTCTCATATTGAAAGTATGCCGTGGGCAATGCTATTACGCTCTGCTTCAGAAAGCCACGTTGATAGTCGATACGACATTTTAGTTGCTCAACCCATCGCCACCTTCGAAACTATCGGCGCAGAAACGACCGTTAATGTTAATGAAGAGTGCGAGGTTTCAACGTCGGATCCTTTCGAACTACTCGACCAATATCAACAGCAATTATTACCAACGACAACGGAACACAGCGAATTACCATTCGTCGGTGGTGCGTTGGGTTATTTCAGCTACGATTTAGGTCGACGTGTTGAGACATTACCTTCTCTAGCGCAGCGTGATATTGAAGCTCCTGACATGGCGGTTGGCTTATATGAATGGGCCATTGTCGTTGATCACAAACTGAAGACGGCATGTATTGTCGGCCAAAATATTGATTCACATCTCGATTGGTTAACCTCGCAGTCAAAGCACAATGCAGTAATCCAACCTGCCTTTGGATTAACGACACCATGGCAATCCAACATGAGTCAAGATAGCTATGCGAACAAGTTCGATAGTGTTCAAGAGTACCTGTTATCCGGCGATTGCTATCAGATTAACTTGGCTCAGCGTTTCAATGCCCAATACCAAGGCAGTGAATGGCTAGCCTATGACAAATTAGAGCAGTACAACTCGGCACCCTTTTCTGGCTTCATCCGTTTGGCCGACTGCGCAATCATCAGTGTTTCGCCTGAACGATTCTTAGAACTCAATAGTGGCACCATTGAAACAAAACCGATCAAAGGCACACGCCCTCGTTCTGAAAACCCTATGATTGATGATGCCAACGCACAAGACCTGGTCAACGCCGATAAAGATCAGGCAGAAAACTTGATGATCGTCGACCTGCTTCGTAATGATATTGGCCGAGTCGCAAAGCCGGGATCGGTTCATGTACCAAAGCTCTTCGATATTGAAAGCTTCCCTGCCGTGCACCACTTAGTGAGCACGATACGAGCAGAGCTTGATAACCAATACTCTGCAACTGACCTTCTGAGAGCCTGTTTCCCTGGAGGGTCGATTACCGGAGCACCAAAAGTGCGAGCAATGCAGATCATTGAAGAGTTAGAACCCCATCGACGCTCCGCTTATTGCGGCAGCATCGGCTACATCAGCCGAAATGGCAGAATGGATACCAGCATTACCATTCGTACGTTAGTTGCTGAAAACAACACGCTATATGCGTGGGCTGGCGGCGGTGTGGTGTTCGATAGTGACTGTGCCTCTGAATACCAAGAGACGCTCGATAAGCTGAGTCGCATTCTGCCTGTGCTTGAAGAATGCTAA
- a CDS encoding fumarate hydratase: MTVIRKQDVISSVADALQYISYYHPLDFVQALEKAYEKEESQAAKDAIAQILINSRMSAEGHRPICQDTGIVTCFVNIGMDVRWETDQTVQQMVDEGVRQAYNNPDNPLRASVLMDPAGKRINTKDNTPAVVHINMVPGNKVEIQIAAKGGGSENKTKMVMLNPSDDIAEWVEKTLPTMGAGWCPPGMLGIGIGGTAEKAAVLAKESLMEHIDIQDLIDKGPENAEEELRLDIFNRVNKLGIGAQGLGGLTTVVDVKIKTAPTHAASKPVCLIPNCAATRHVHFTLDGSGPAELTPPKLEEWPDITWEAGANTRRVNLDEITKEDVQEWKTGETVLLSGKILTGRDAAHKRIQGMLESGEGLPEGVDLKGKFIYYVGPVDAVRDEAVGPAGPTTSTRMDKFTDMMLEETGIMGMIGKAERGPATVESIKQHKSVYLMAVGGAAYLVAKAIKKARVVAFEDLGMEAIYEFEVEDMPVTVAVDSNGVNAHQIGPDTWKVKIAEAEKA, encoded by the coding sequence ATGACGGTTATTCGTAAGCAAGATGTGATCAGCAGTGTCGCTGACGCACTTCAGTACATTTCTTATTATCACCCTTTAGACTTTGTCCAAGCCCTAGAAAAAGCGTACGAGAAAGAAGAGAGCCAAGCAGCAAAAGATGCGATTGCTCAAATTCTTATCAACTCGCGTATGTCTGCGGAAGGTCATCGTCCAATTTGTCAGGATACGGGTATTGTTACTTGTTTCGTGAACATCGGTATGGATGTTAGGTGGGAAACGGATCAGACAGTACAACAGATGGTTGATGAAGGCGTTCGTCAAGCTTACAACAATCCAGATAACCCATTGCGTGCATCTGTCCTGATGGACCCTGCAGGTAAGCGTATTAATACCAAAGACAACACACCAGCGGTTGTCCACATTAATATGGTTCCAGGCAACAAAGTTGAAATTCAAATCGCGGCAAAAGGCGGCGGTTCTGAGAATAAAACCAAGATGGTAATGCTTAACCCTTCTGATGATATTGCAGAGTGGGTAGAGAAGACGCTACCAACAATGGGCGCGGGCTGGTGTCCACCGGGCATGCTAGGTATAGGTATTGGCGGTACGGCTGAAAAAGCAGCGGTACTAGCGAAAGAATCTCTGATGGAACACATCGATATCCAAGATCTTATCGACAAAGGTCCAGAGAACGCTGAAGAAGAGCTTCGTCTTGATATCTTCAACCGTGTAAACAAGCTTGGTATTGGTGCACAAGGTCTTGGCGGTCTAACCACTGTCGTGGACGTAAAAATCAAAACAGCACCAACGCATGCAGCTTCAAAGCCTGTTTGCTTGATCCCGAACTGTGCAGCAACGCGTCACGTTCACTTCACGCTAGACGGCAGCGGCCCTGCAGAGCTAACACCACCTAAGTTAGAAGAGTGGCCAGACATTACTTGGGAAGCTGGCGCGAATACACGCCGTGTTAACCTTGATGAAATTACCAAAGAAGACGTTCAAGAGTGGAAGACTGGCGAAACGGTTCTTCTATCAGGCAAGATATTAACCGGTCGTGATGCTGCTCATAAGCGTATTCAAGGCATGCTTGAAAGTGGTGAAGGTTTACCAGAAGGCGTCGACCTGAAAGGTAAGTTCATTTATTACGTAGGCCCTGTTGATGCGGTACGCGATGAAGCGGTTGGTCCTGCTGGCCCGACAACGTCTACTCGTATGGATAAGTTCACTGACATGATGCTAGAAGAAACAGGCATTATGGGCATGATTGGTAAAGCAGAACGTGGCCCTGCAACGGTAGAGTCAATCAAACAACATAAATCGGTTTACCTGATGGCGGTTGGCGGTGCAGCTTATTTAGTCGCGAAAGCAATTAAAAAAGCACGCGTGGTTGCGTTTGAAGATCTCGGTATGGAAGCGATTTACGAATTTGAAGTTGAAGACATGCCTGTAACGGTAGCGGTTGACTCAAACGGCGTGAATGCGCACCAGATCGGCCCTGATACGTGGAAAGTGAAAATTGCTGAAGCTGAAAAAGCATAA
- a CDS encoding YcjX family protein has protein sequence MKHLTQEMSDFISRGTDSHIRVAVTGLSRAGKTAFITSLVNQLLHTSTHKNLPLLASARDGRIIGAKRIPQNNMMIPRFSYDEAMESLNAQPPEWPVPTRDVSEIRLAIKYKPAKGAKKLLSKNSTLFLDIVDYPGEWLLDLPLLDMDFDTWSQSQFAALKGDRETYSQDWNAIRGDIDLLADADEKKLVAIADSYTRYLHTCKNNGLHWVQPGRFVLPGELEGAPVLQFFPCIAPEDKFSKTSNYAVLKARYEEYQQKVVKAFYKNHFATFDRQIVLVDCLQPLNAGYDSFMDMRGALEQLLKSFKYGRSNILRRLFAPKIDKILFAATKADHVTPDQHPNLVSLLQQMVHPAWQQAAFEHIDMSCMSIASIQATSAGYISSGSDNVPALQGVTLDNVPQTMYPGEVPRKLPNKQYWETNQFDFTSFRPIEQHSDEPCQHLRVDKVLEYLIGDKLK, from the coding sequence ATGAAACACCTAACTCAAGAAATGAGTGACTTTATAAGCAGAGGAACGGATTCTCACATTCGAGTCGCGGTCACGGGGCTTTCTCGTGCGGGTAAGACTGCATTCATTACTTCGCTGGTTAATCAGCTTCTTCATACGTCTACCCACAAAAATCTGCCTCTACTTGCATCAGCGAGAGACGGAAGAATTATTGGCGCTAAGCGCATTCCTCAAAACAATATGATGATCCCACGTTTCTCTTATGATGAAGCTATGGAATCGTTGAATGCTCAGCCACCAGAATGGCCAGTGCCGACGCGTGATGTCAGTGAGATTCGTCTTGCCATCAAATATAAACCTGCGAAGGGCGCGAAAAAGCTACTGAGTAAAAACAGTACGCTCTTCCTCGATATTGTCGATTACCCGGGAGAGTGGCTACTTGATTTACCCTTGTTGGATATGGACTTTGATACGTGGAGTCAATCTCAATTCGCAGCGTTGAAAGGCGACAGGGAAACCTATTCACAAGACTGGAACGCAATCCGCGGTGACATTGATTTATTAGCAGATGCTGACGAAAAGAAACTGGTCGCGATTGCTGATAGCTACACTCGATATCTTCATACTTGTAAGAATAACGGACTGCATTGGGTACAACCCGGTAGGTTCGTGTTACCTGGAGAACTTGAAGGTGCGCCTGTACTGCAATTTTTCCCGTGCATAGCACCAGAAGATAAGTTTTCAAAAACCAGTAACTACGCAGTATTGAAAGCGCGTTATGAAGAGTATCAACAAAAGGTCGTAAAAGCGTTTTACAAGAATCACTTCGCGACGTTCGACAGACAAATCGTGCTGGTGGATTGCTTACAGCCGCTCAATGCGGGCTATGACTCTTTCATGGATATGCGTGGCGCATTAGAGCAGCTATTAAAGAGCTTTAAGTACGGGCGAAGCAATATCTTAAGACGCTTATTCGCGCCGAAGATCGACAAGATCTTGTTCGCAGCCACCAAGGCTGACCACGTGACACCGGATCAACATCCGAACTTAGTATCGCTGTTACAGCAGATGGTGCATCCTGCTTGGCAACAGGCGGCGTTTGAACACATCGACATGAGCTGCATGAGTATCGCGTCTATTCAAGCGACGAGTGCGGGTTATATCTCGTCAGGTTCAGACAATGTCCCCGCATTGCAAGGTGTGACTTTAGATAACGTACCTCAGACCATGTATCCGGGAGAGGTACCGCGTAAACTGCCAAACAAACAGTATTGGGAAACCAACCAGTTTGATTTCACAAGCTTTAGGCCGATTGAACAGCACTCTGACGAGCCTTGTCAGCATCTGAGAGTCGACAAGGTTTTAGAGTATCTCATTGGCGACAAGTTGAAGTAA
- a CDS encoding YcjF family protein, with amino-acid sequence MSELKTKQVFDEPLKTSFDEPDKNEVNPDLGAQKLFTEQEKFVPVAPQVETDLDGDAEQQLEQVIRPSKKKKWFGTGLLVAFSGLVGWQAIDSVITAIQTADWLALGWAGFIAAIASLGLGAIGKELWKLRSLKDHFSVQEQSEELLQSQSVGKGKAFCEHIAKQGGIVAESPAYDKWRNSINPAHSDAEVLDMYDALVVAQQDKVATQIVTKFSTESAALVAVSPLAAADMLLVAWRNFTMIDKLADVYGIELGYWSRIKLFKLVLINMAAAGASELAIDASMDLVSMDLAGKVSARAGQGLGVGILTARLGLKAMTLLRPMPWHNERKVKISDLRKAVLSEIKRITLK; translated from the coding sequence ATGAGTGAATTAAAAACAAAACAGGTCTTTGATGAACCTTTGAAGACCTCATTCGATGAGCCGGATAAGAATGAAGTTAACCCAGACTTGGGTGCTCAAAAACTGTTTACCGAACAAGAAAAGTTTGTGCCCGTTGCACCACAAGTAGAAACCGATCTTGATGGTGATGCTGAGCAACAATTGGAACAAGTGATTCGACCGAGCAAAAAGAAGAAGTGGTTTGGAACTGGCTTGTTAGTCGCTTTCTCCGGTTTAGTCGGTTGGCAAGCAATTGACTCTGTCATTACCGCGATTCAAACAGCAGACTGGCTCGCGTTAGGTTGGGCTGGCTTTATTGCTGCCATTGCTTCATTAGGCTTGGGTGCAATAGGCAAAGAGCTATGGAAGTTACGCTCATTGAAAGATCATTTCAGCGTTCAAGAGCAGAGTGAAGAGCTACTTCAGAGCCAAAGTGTCGGCAAGGGCAAAGCGTTCTGTGAACACATTGCGAAGCAGGGCGGTATTGTCGCTGAATCACCCGCTTATGATAAATGGCGAAACAGCATTAACCCTGCGCACAGCGATGCTGAAGTCTTGGATATGTATGATGCACTCGTTGTTGCCCAACAAGATAAAGTGGCGACTCAAATTGTCACTAAGTTCTCGACCGAATCGGCCGCTTTGGTTGCTGTGAGCCCATTGGCGGCTGCCGATATGTTGCTGGTGGCGTGGCGCAATTTCACCATGATAGACAAGCTTGCTGATGTGTATGGCATTGAGCTTGGTTACTGGTCGCGTATTAAGTTGTTCAAGTTGGTGTTGATCAACATGGCAGCGGCAGGTGCCAGTGAACTCGCGATAGACGCGAGTATGGACCTCGTCTCGATGGATCTTGCAGGCAAGGTTTCAGCTCGAGCAGGACAGGGGCTCGGTGTCGGTATTCTCACCGCGAGACTGGGTTTAAAAGCCATGACATTGCTGCGTCCTATGCCTTGGCATAATGAGCGAAAAGTAAAAATATCAGATCTTCGTAAAGCCGTCCTTTCTGAAATAAAGCGCATTACGCTTAAATAG
- the tyrR gene encoding transcriptional regulator TyrR, producing MRLEVLCEDRLGLTRELLDILASKSIDLRGIEIDVKGIIYLNCPDINFDAFSELMAEIRRISGVKDVRKIQFMPSERHNTELIALLANLPDPVIAIDLKGSIDMANHAALNLFNKQEDEVIGEPLATFVPSFNFARWIEGDVTRHREVVVLDGLDFSIEILPIYLGGDVNEAVLASAVMTIRSCNQEMNTPDAIPEQNNLGFEHFVGVSNRHKALISQAKKLAMLDQPLLIEGDTGTGKEMLAKACHNRSNRASFPFLILSCASMPDDVAETELFGHAPGSFNHEQGHKGIFEQANGGTVFLDEIGEMSPHLQIKLLRFLQDGSFRRVGEEEEMHADVRIIASTRHRLSELADSGSFREDLFYRLNVLTLSIPALRERSNDVAPLLELFVAKYAQQLGMLKPKLTQELIDQLGNYQWPGNIRQLDNMVLRALTELDSDTLTVEQFHLPQLETMTAGMANLSLDGSLDEIMKDYESQILEKLYQSFPSSRKLAKRLNVSHTSIANKLRDYGIRKN from the coding sequence GTGCGTCTTGAAGTATTGTGTGAAGACAGACTCGGCTTAACGCGTGAGTTGCTCGATATCTTGGCCTCAAAAAGCATTGATTTAAGAGGAATCGAAATTGATGTTAAAGGCATTATTTACTTAAACTGTCCTGATATCAATTTTGATGCTTTTAGTGAACTTATGGCTGAAATTCGCCGAATTTCAGGTGTGAAGGATGTACGTAAAATCCAATTTATGCCAAGCGAAAGGCATAACACAGAGTTGATTGCTCTGCTGGCAAACCTACCTGACCCTGTGATAGCGATTGACCTTAAAGGCTCAATCGATATGGCAAACCACGCTGCATTGAACCTTTTTAACAAGCAAGAAGACGAAGTGATCGGTGAGCCGCTAGCGACGTTCGTTCCTAGTTTTAACTTCGCTCGTTGGATTGAAGGCGATGTAACACGTCATCGTGAAGTTGTGGTGTTAGATGGTTTAGATTTCTCTATTGAGATCCTGCCGATTTACCTCGGTGGTGATGTGAACGAAGCGGTACTGGCTAGCGCGGTAATGACAATTCGTTCTTGCAACCAAGAGATGAACACGCCAGACGCAATCCCTGAACAGAATAACCTAGGTTTTGAACACTTTGTTGGTGTCTCTAATCGCCATAAAGCCTTGATCAGCCAAGCTAAGAAACTGGCTATGCTGGATCAACCTCTGCTTATTGAAGGGGACACTGGTACGGGCAAAGAGATGCTGGCTAAAGCGTGTCATAACCGTTCGAACCGAGCGTCATTCCCATTCTTGATTCTAAGCTGTGCATCGATGCCTGATGACGTAGCGGAAACGGAATTGTTTGGTCATGCTCCGGGTTCATTCAATCATGAACAAGGTCATAAAGGCATTTTCGAACAAGCGAATGGCGGTACTGTATTTTTAGATGAAATTGGCGAGATGAGCCCACATCTACAAATCAAACTGCTGCGTTTCTTACAAGATGGTTCATTCCGACGTGTAGGCGAAGAAGAAGAGATGCACGCCGATGTGCGTATTATCGCGTCAACACGTCATCGTCTTTCTGAATTAGCTGACTCAGGTTCATTCCGTGAAGATTTGTTCTACCGTTTAAACGTTTTGACTCTGTCTATTCCGGCACTGCGTGAACGCTCAAACGACGTAGCACCGCTGTTGGAACTGTTTGTTGCTAAATACGCGCAGCAGTTAGGCATGTTAAAACCAAAACTGACTCAAGAGTTAATCGATCAGCTTGGTAACTACCAATGGCCGGGCAACATTCGTCAGTTAGATAATATGGTTTTACGTGCACTAACAGAGTTGGATTCAGATACTTTAACGGTTGAGCAATTCCACCTGCCACAGCTTGAAACCATGACTGCTGGAATGGCGAACTTGAGCTTAGACGGCTCGCTTGACGAGATCATGAAAGACTATGAATCTCAGATTCTGGAGAAGCTGTATCAGTCGTTCCCATCGAGCCGTAAGTTAGCAAAACGTCTGAATGTTTCTCACACCTCAATTGCGAACAAACTTCGCGATTACGGTATCAGAAAGAACTGA
- the rimJ gene encoding ribosomal protein S5-alanine N-acetyltransferase has protein sequence MEDLSTPERIYKRDGNLILRTAEIDDANMISDYFQTNREYLKPWEPIREDVFFDRTGWAQRLIKLNELHKMGLGYYCLLVNDDTNEMLGTISFSNLSRFPFYACNVGYSLAESAQGHGYMRRGLSMAKDYMFDVQNMHRLMAGYMPHNERSAGVLEHLGFVREGFAKDYLQINGKWEDHILTALVNPNWEDRRAV, from the coding sequence ATGGAAGATTTGAGCACACCAGAACGCATTTATAAGCGCGATGGAAACCTGATTCTACGCACCGCAGAGATAGACGATGCGAATATGATCAGTGATTACTTTCAAACTAACCGAGAGTACCTTAAGCCTTGGGAACCAATTCGTGAAGATGTGTTTTTTGATAGAACGGGTTGGGCGCAGCGCCTGATTAAGCTAAATGAGCTTCATAAAATGGGGCTAGGTTATTACTGTTTGCTTGTTAATGATGACACTAACGAAATGTTGGGCACCATTTCATTCAGCAATCTGTCTCGATTCCCTTTCTATGCGTGTAACGTGGGCTATTCGCTTGCTGAAAGTGCACAAGGCCACGGTTACATGCGCAGAGGCTTAAGCATGGCAAAGGACTATATGTTTGATGTTCAGAACATGCATCGTTTGATGGCGGGTTATATGCCTCATAATGAGCGTAGCGCTGGTGTATTGGAGCATTTAGGTTTTGTTCGTGAAGGCTTTGCCAAAGATTATTTGCAGATCAACGGTAAATGGGAAGACCATATACTGACTGCGCTAGTTAACCCGAACTGGGAAGATAGACGCGCTGTTTAG
- a CDS encoding DUF2947 domain-containing protein yields MSYTTLDEYQRKWIFTHQSMPLPAEDLEKIKPMTQARASQFWKENVSPQSPDAERLSSQDWPSKASNWNEEISWMANWEADEPEMPEEILNFIDWQDDVTVYFCYEKYNVLETKWSVFKKHWKNFLFYDDGPILLGRRRSEALWFATNGTVKIGNRA; encoded by the coding sequence ATGTCATATACAACTTTGGACGAATACCAAAGAAAATGGATTTTTACTCACCAGTCGATGCCATTACCGGCAGAGGACTTGGAAAAGATTAAACCAATGACACAGGCAAGGGCGTCTCAGTTTTGGAAAGAGAACGTAAGCCCTCAAAGCCCGGACGCAGAAAGACTAAGTTCGCAAGACTGGCCAAGCAAAGCATCGAACTGGAATGAAGAGATCAGCTGGATGGCGAATTGGGAAGCCGACGAACCAGAAATGCCAGAAGAAATCCTAAACTTCATTGATTGGCAAGATGACGTAACTGTTTATTTTTGTTACGAAAAATACAACGTCCTTGAAACTAAATGGTCAGTATTTAAGAAACATTGGAAGAACTTTTTGTTCTACGATGATGGCCCAATTTTACTAGGTCGTCGCCGTTCAGAAGCACTTTGGTTTGCAACAAATGGTACCGTTAAAATTGGCAACCGAGCTTAA